In Microplitis mediator isolate UGA2020A chromosome 2, iyMicMedi2.1, whole genome shotgun sequence, a single window of DNA contains:
- the LOC130678548 gene encoding ATP-binding cassette sub-family F member 2, translating to MPSDAKKKQQAKKKEAAKARQTGKKPVSTNPTKEDGKDQTNASSNNENGTNGVLSAEEALCLKLEADARLNAEARACTGSLASHPRSRDIKISNFSITFHGCELLQDTMLELNCGRRYGLLGQNGSGKSTLLSVIGNREVPIPEAIDIFHLSREMPASSKTALQCVMEVDEERVRLEKLAEELIDCPEEDAQEQLMDVYERLEDMSADTAEARAAHLLHGLGFTTKMQRTATRDFSGGWRMRIALARALYVKPHLLLLDEPTNHLDLDACVWLEEELKTYKRILVIISHSQDFLNGICSNIIHLNKKQLKYYTGNYEAFIKTRMELLENQSKQYQWEQDQIAHMKNYIARFGHGSAKLARQAQSKEKTLAKMVAQGLTEKVSTDKVLNFYFPSCGGIPPPVIMVQNVSFRYNDDSPWIYRNLEFGIDLDTRLALVGPNGAGKSTLLKLLYGDLVPTSGMIRKNSHLRIARYHQHLHELLDLDMSPLDYMLKSFPEVKEREEMRKIIGRYGLTGRQQVCPIRQLSDGQRCRVVFAWLAWQVPHLLLMDEPTNHLDMETIDALAEAINDFDGGMVLVSHDFRLINQVAEEIWVCENGAVTKWQGNILDYKEHLKNKVLKDNQTRQKELLGRGK from the exons ATGCCATCGgacgctaaaaaaaaacaacaggCCAAGAAAAAGGAAGCAGCCAAAGCTAGACAAACTGGTAAGAAACCAGTGTCGACCAATCCCACCAAGGAGGATGGAAAGGATCAGACCAATGCATCATCAAACAACGAGAACGGAACTAATGGAGTATTGAGTGCTGAAG aggcACTATGCCTGAAATTAGAAGCAGATGCGCGTCTGAATGCTGAAGCTCGTGCCTGCACTGGAAGTTTAGCGTCACATCCACGTAGTCgtgatattaaaatatctaatttcTCAATAACATTTCACGGATGCGAGCTTCTGCAGGATACCATGCTTGAGCTAAACTGCGGAAGACGTTACGGTTTACTAGGACAAAATGGTTCTGGAAAATCGACATTGCTTTCAGTTATTGGTAATCGGGAAGTCCCAATACCTGAAGCCATCGATATATTTCATTTGTCCCGTGAAATGCCCGCTAGTAGCAAAACTGCGCTGCAATGTGTCATGGAAGTTGACGAAGAACGTGTGCGTTTAGAAAAATTAGCTGAAGAATTGATAGATTGTCCAGAAGAAGACGCTCAGGAACAACTAATGGACGTCTATGAGCGTCTTGAAGACATGTCTGCAGACACTGCCGAAGCCCGTGCTGCCCATTTGCTTCACGGTCTCGGTTTTACAACAAAAATGCAGCGCACTGCAACGCGAGATTTTTCCGGAGGTTGGCGTATGCGTATCGCTTTGGCTCGTGCTCTTTACGTCAAGCCTCACTTGCTGTTGCTCGATGAGCCGACAAATCATTTAGATCTTGACGCCTGTGTGTGGCTTGAAGAAGAGTTGAAAACATACAAACGTATTCTCGTTATAATATCACACTCTCAAGATTTCCTAAACGGTATCTGTTCAAATATCattcatttgaataaaaaacaacTTAAGTACTACACTGGTAACTATGAAGCATTTATTAAAACACGTATGGAGCTGCTGGAAAATCAATCGAAGCAGTATCAGTGGGAGCAGGACCAAATCGCTCatatgaaaaattacattGCGCGTTTCGGTCACGGTTCCGCTAAACTGGCGCGTCAGGCCCAATCTAAGGAAAAAACTCTTGCGAAAATGGTCGCGCAAGGTCTTACCGAAAAAGTATCAACTGATAAAGTATTGAACTTTTACTTTCCATCTTGCGGTGGTATACCGCCTCCAGTTATCATGGTACAGAATGTCAGCTTCCGGTACAATGACGATTCGCCTTGGATCTATAGAAACTTGGAGTTCGGTATTGATCTTGATACTAGACTGGCTCTTGTCGGTCCCAATGGTGCTGGTAAGAGTACGTTACTCAAACTACTTTATGGAGAc CTGGTACCAACTAGTGGAATGATTAGAAAGAACAGCCATCTTCGTATCGCTAGATACCACCAACATTTGCATGAATTATTAGACTTAGATATGTCCCCATTGGACTACATGCTGAAATCATTTCCGGAAGTTAAAGAGCGCGAGGAAATGCGTAAAATTATTGGTCGCTATGGTTTAACTGGTCGTCAACAA GTGTGTCCTATCAGACAATTATCTGATGGACAACGTTGTCGTGTTGTGTTCGCTTGGCTGGCTTGGCAAGTACCGCATTTATTATTGATGGACGAACCTACCAATCACTTGGACATGGAGACAATCGACGCACTCGCTGAAGCTATAAATGATTTCGATGGTGGAATGGTTCTCGTCTCTCACGACTTCAGACTTATTaatcaa GTCGCTGAAGAAATTTGGGTCTGTGAAAATGGTGCGGTAACTAAATGGCAAGGCAATATTTTGGATTACAAGgaacatttgaaaaataaagtaCTGAAGGATAATCAAACGCGACAAAAAGAGTTACTGGGACgtggaaaataa
- the LOC130663140 gene encoding U1 small nuclear ribonucleoprotein 70 kDa, with amino-acid sequence MTQFLPPNLLALFAPRDPIPYLPPVSKLPHEKKNGGYLGVGSFLKYFEDPKDTPPPLRVETREERLERRRRERAEQVAYKLEQEIAVWDPAAIPNVTADPFKTLFVARINYDTSESKLRREFEVYGPVKKIVVIHNTVNGKPRGYAFIEYEHERDMHSAYKHADGKKIDGRRVLVDVERARTVKGWLPRRLGGGLGGTRRGGPDVNIKHSGREDNERERERYRLEREREATGRGLDRERDRDRIDRERRRSRERKRRSRSRSRERKRRRSRERGAEPEVEEIQREERSRDRRERDRDRSDRDRDRKRRRSRSNDRTDRDRDRERKRDKRDRERRDRKDRERVPDEDTKEIRVKEEPLDDYPDYNNSYTSTTPYFAQVKYEDDNEVEEKYRIPENRNDQPSYNYDSVPEYH; translated from the exons atgacGCAGTTTTTGCCACCAAATTTGCTGGCACTATTTGCTCCGCGTGATCCAATACCATATTTACCACCAGTTAGCAAACTTCCGCATGAAAAGAAGAATGGTGGATATCTCGGCGTCGGATCATTTCTAAAATACTTTGAG GATCCAAAAGATACACCCCCGCCACTCCGGGTGGAAACACGTGAAGAACGTCTAGAACGTCGGAGACGTGAACGTGCTGAGCAAGTTGCTTACAAACTTGAACAGGAAATAGCAGTATGGGATCCAGCAGCTATTCCAAATGTTACTGCTGATccatttaaaactttatttgtcGCACGAAtt aacTATGATACGTCGGAATCAAAACTTAGAAGAGAGTTTGAAGTTTATGGGCCAGTTAAGAAg ATTGTTGTCATCCACAATACAGTCAATGGAAAACCAAGAGGGTACGCATTCATTGAGTATGAACACGAAAGGGACATGCACT ctGCTTATAAACATGCGGATGGTAAGAAAATAGATGGCCGCAGAGTGTTGGTGGATGTTGAACGTGCAAGAACAGTTAAAGGATGGCTACCACGTAGACTTGGTGGTGGTCTTGGTGGTACACGTAGAGGAGGTCCTGATGTCAATATCAAACATTCTGGTAGGGAGGATAATGAAAGGGAACGGGAGCGATACCGATTGGAACGTGAACGTGAAGCAACTGGACGTGGACTTGATCGTGAacg TGATCGCGATCGTATTGACAGAGAACGTAGAAGATCGCGTGAACGTAAACGAAGATCGCGAAGTAGATCTCGGGAACGTAAACGTAGACGTAGTCGTGAACGCGGCGCTGAGCCAGAAGTAGAGGAAATACAGCGGGAAGAACGTTCACGTGATAGACGTGAACGGGATAGAGATCGTTCGGACCGTGATCGAGATCGTAAACGCAGACGGTCACGTAGTAATGACCGCACTGACCGTGACCGCGATCGCGAACGTAAGAGAGATAAGCGCGACCGCGAACGACGGGACCGTAAAGACCGCGAGCGTGTTCCTGATGAAGACACTAAAGAGATTCGTGTCAAAGAAGAACCTcttgacg atTATCCAGATTATAATAATTCTTATACATCGACGACACCTTACTTCGCTCAAGTAAAGTATGAAGACGACAATGAAGTTGAAGAGAAGTATAGAATTCCAGAGAATCGTAATGATCAGCCgtcttataattatgattcCGTACCagaatatcattaa
- the LOC130678552 gene encoding transmembrane protein 98-like isoform X2, which yields MSAPMSVSSASSSTAPGMETVVAVALGALAAVFLGALFVLLVICRRQRCYYKDADLNSDLLEVDNGCTLGLDAWEGEEWLAGAERWVDDATGLAPPCIAVLRSCHSLAASLTAIAGTVNSNTVPLEIVDVARRIPPRVDDVVRSLYPPLDARLLEARVAALVLAVTHLALVTKHGVPKSQARKLAFIDQALQDMDTHLLVLRNAALAQETTCSIPASTPV from the exons ATGAGTGCTCCGATGTCAGTGAGTAGTGCGAGCTCTTCGACAGCACCAGGTATGGAAACTGTGGTAGCGGTAGCACTGGGTGCTCTGGCTGCTGTATTTCTTGGTGCCTTGTTTGTACTGCTGGTTATATGTCGTCGTCAACGTTGTTATTAT AAAGACGCAGACTTGAACTCAGACTTGCTGGAAGTTGATAACGGATGTACTTTGGGCCTGGATGCTTGGGAAGGCGAAGAATGGCTTGCTGGTGCTGAAAG ATGGGTTGATGATGCTACTGGATTAGCTCCACCTTGCATCGCTGTATTACGGTCATGTCATTCACTCGCTGCAAGTCTGACAGCTATTGCTGGAACTGTCAACAGCAATACTGTACCTCTAGAAATTGTTGAT GTTGCGCGACGTATTCCACCACGTGTTGATGATGTAGTACGCAGTTTGTATCCACCATTGGATGCAAGACTCCTGGAAGCGCGTGTCGCTGCTCTGGTACTGGCAGTAACTCATCTCGCGCTTGTTACCAAACACGGTGTTCCTAAAAGTCAAGCTAGGAAATTAGCATTCATTGATCAAGCGCTGCAAGACATGGATACTCATCTACTGGTACTGAGAAATGCTGCTCTAGCTCAGGAAACTACTTGTTCTATTCCTGCATCTACACCAGTTTAA
- the LOC130678670 gene encoding staphylococcal nuclease domain-containing protein 1 has protein sequence MSSNSTTASNDTKHGIVKLIVSGDTITIRGQPRGGPPPEKTIALSNVTAPKLGRRGVNNGDDIRDEPWAWEAREFLRKKLIAQEVVFAEEKNVSATKVYGSVWIGKDKNTGENVAELLVSEGLATVKRDNVRNPSPAQLRLQELEDAARSAGKGKWSGSPSSEHIRDVKWTIENPRAIVDKYNGKPVKAIIEHVRDGSTYKVFLLPDFYHITLMLSGIRCPQIKTEGEEPFAKQAQFFVETRILQRDVEVILEATNNNNFVGTILHPAGNIAEHLLREGFAKCVDWTMNFTKSGVDKLYMAEKAAKERKLHLWQNWQPTAPQKEYNAVVVEITSADSMIVRTQNGESKKIFLSSIRPPQREKKAGEDKNAPRSKDFRPLYDIPFMYDAREFLRKKLIRKQVKVIEDYTQPAKDQYPEKICCTVMVGKVNIAEAMVSKGFATVVRYKQNDDQRPLHYNELLAAESKAEKSQNGLHAKKDTAPQRIIDLSNDAAKAKCHLSALKRTRGTKAVVEFVTSGSRLKLFLPKEHCLITFLLAGVKAPRRSRPKPGGGIIEGEKYSEEAFNFMKEQCFQKDVEIQVDNMESKGSGFIGWLFVEGVNMSVALVEEGLAEVSSFSEHGEYIKSLKAAEERAKAKKLNIWDRPEVEAEEEEVKEEKEVVERKIETREVVVSEVTEDLHFYAQYVDQKSQVEGLLTRLRQELEENPPLPGAFSPKRGDLVAAKFSGDGEWYRAKVEKVAGSNVSVLYVDYGNREVVNVTQVAPLPAEYSSDKPYAHEFVAAYVALPKDVDDQKAAITAFQEDIENKTLLLSIVYKSSSGVLAATLVDPVTNEDIVKALVKDGYLLVNREKRVNVKPEYLDAQSDAKKHHRNIWQYGDITTDDQENAWK, from the exons ATGAGTAGCAACAGCACCACTGCTAGCAACGATACCAAACACGGCATCGTTAAAttg attgTTTCTGGAGATACGATTACGATACGAGGACAACCTCGTGGGGGTCCACCTCCGGAGAAAACTATCGCTCTGTCTAATGTTACTGCTCCGAAATTGGGACGTCGAGGAGTTAACAA tGGTGACGATATCAGAGACGAGCCATGGGCATGGGAAGCTAGAGAATtcttacgtaaaaaattaattgcgcAAGAAGTTGTCTTTGCTGAGGAGAAAAATGTCAGTGCGACTAAAGTTTATGGTTCTGTTTGGATAGGAAaag ataaaaacaCTGGAGAAAATGTAGCTGAGCTTTTAGTATCTGAAGGTCTAGCGACAGTAAAGCGCGACAATGTCCGTAACCCAAGTCCAGCTCAATTACGTCTGCAAGAGCTGGAAGATGCGGCGCGTTCTGCTGGTAAAGGAAAGTGGTCTGGAAGCCCAAGTTCTGAGCATATTCGAGATGTCAAATGGACCATTGAGAACCCACGTGCTATTGTTGATAAATACAATGGGAAACCAGTCAAAGCGATAATTGAGCACGTGCGTGACGGTTCAACTTACAAAGTATTTCTTTTGCCAGACTTTTATCACATAACTCTGATGCTATCGGGTATCCGTTGCCCGCAAATAAAAACAGAAGGCGAAGAACCGTTTGCCAAGCAAGCTCAGTTCTTTGTTGAGACGCGTATCCTGCAGCGAGACGTCGAAGTTATTCTTGAGGCAACAAACAATAACAATTTTGTTGGTACTATTTTACATCCAGCGGGTAACATTGCTGAGCATTTGTTACGCGAAGGCTTTGCTAAATGTGTCGACTGGACGATGAACTTCACCAAGTCCGGAGTTGACAAATTGTACATGGCCGAGAAAGCCGCCAAAGAACGGAAGCTTCACTTATGGCAGAACTGGCAACCAACAGCACCGCAGAAAGAGTACAACGCTGTGGTAGTCGAAATAACTAGCGCTGATTCAATGATAGTGAGGACGCAGAATGgcgagagtaaaaaaatatttttgagcaGCATTCGTCCTCCTCAGCGTGAAAAGAAAGCTGGCGAAGACAAAAACGCTCCACGTTCAAAGGACTTTAGACCCCTTTATGATATTCCATTTATGTACGATGCCCGTGAATTTTTACGTAAGAAACTAATTCGCAAGCAAGTTAAAGTTATTGAAGATTACACGCAACCGGCTAAAGATCAGTACCCTGAAAAAATTTGCTGCACTGTTATGGTCGGAAAGGTAAATATCGCTGAGGCGATGGTGTCCAAGGGATTCGCAACTGTCGTGAGATACAAGCAGAACGACGACCAACGTCCGCTTCATTACAATGAACTGTTGGCCGCTGAAAGCAAAGCCGAGAAATCCCAGAACGGTTTGCACGCTAAGAAAGATACTGCTCCGCAAAGGATTATTGATCTATCGAATGACGCTGCCAAAGCCAAGTGTCACTTGTCTGCATTGAAAAGAACACGTGGTACCAAAGCCGTCGTTGAGTTTGTAACAAGTGGATCGCGTTTGAAACTATTTTTACCTAAGGAGCACTGTTTGATAACATTTTTACTCGCTGGAGTGAAAGCCCCACGTAGATCACGACCAAAACCTGGCGGCGGTATCATTGAAGGAGAAAAATACTCCGAAGAAGCGTTCAACTTCATGAAGGAACAGTGTTTCCAAAAGGACGTTGAAATCCAAGTCGACAACATGGAGTCCAAGGGAAGCGGTTTCATTGGATGGTTATTTGTCGAGGGTGTTAATATGTCTGTCGCTCTTGTCGAGGAAGGACTCGCAGAGGTGTCCAGTTTCAGCGAACACGGTGAGTACATCAAGTCACTCAAGGCCGCGGAGGAACGGGCAAAGGCAAAGAAACTCAACATCTGGGATCGACCTGAAGTCGAGGCCGAAGAGGAAGAAgttaaagaagaaaaagaagttGTCGAACGTAAAATAGAAACCCGCGAGGTCGTCGTCTCTGAAGTTACTGAAGATTTACACTTTTACGCTCAGTATGTCGACCAGAAAAGCCAAGTCGAAGGATTACTCACACGATTACGTCAAGAACTTGAAGAAAATCCTCCTCTACCGGGCGCATTCTCTCCAAAACGCGGAGACTTAGTCGCTGCCAAGTTTTCCGGCGACGGAGAATGGTACCGCGCTAAAGTTGAAAAAGTTGCCGGTTCTAACGTCAGTGTACTGTACGTTGATTACGGCAACCGCGAGGTTGTTAATGTGACGCAAGTTGCGCCTCTACCTGCTGAATATTCTAGCGACAAACCCTACGCTCATGAATTTGTTGCGGCTTACGTTGCTCTTCCTAAAGAc gtcGATGATCAAAAAGCGGCAATCACGGCATTCCAAGAAGACATTGAGAATAAAACTTTGTTATTATCTATTGTTTACAAATCCTCTTCGGGTGTACTAGCAGCAACTTTAGTTGATCCTGTGACTAACGAAGATATTGTTAAAGCTCTTGTTAAAGATGGATATCTGCTTGTTAACAGAGAAAAAAGAGTTAACGTTAAACCT gaatatttGGATGCTCAATCAGACGCCAAGAAACATCATCGCAACATCTGGCAGTACGGTGACATCACGACTGACGATCAAGAAAACGCGTGGAAGTAA
- the LOC130678552 gene encoding transmembrane protein 98-like isoform X1 — MSAPMSVSSASSSTAPGMETVVAVALGALAAVFLGALFVLLVICRRQRCYYKQKDADLNSDLLEVDNGCTLGLDAWEGEEWLAGAERWVDDATGLAPPCIAVLRSCHSLAASLTAIAGTVNSNTVPLEIVDVARRIPPRVDDVVRSLYPPLDARLLEARVAALVLAVTHLALVTKHGVPKSQARKLAFIDQALQDMDTHLLVLRNAALAQETTCSIPASTPV; from the exons ATGAGTGCTCCGATGTCAGTGAGTAGTGCGAGCTCTTCGACAGCACCAGGTATGGAAACTGTGGTAGCGGTAGCACTGGGTGCTCTGGCTGCTGTATTTCTTGGTGCCTTGTTTGTACTGCTGGTTATATGTCGTCGTCAACGTTGTTATTAT AAACAGAAAGACGCAGACTTGAACTCAGACTTGCTGGAAGTTGATAACGGATGTACTTTGGGCCTGGATGCTTGGGAAGGCGAAGAATGGCTTGCTGGTGCTGAAAG ATGGGTTGATGATGCTACTGGATTAGCTCCACCTTGCATCGCTGTATTACGGTCATGTCATTCACTCGCTGCAAGTCTGACAGCTATTGCTGGAACTGTCAACAGCAATACTGTACCTCTAGAAATTGTTGAT GTTGCGCGACGTATTCCACCACGTGTTGATGATGTAGTACGCAGTTTGTATCCACCATTGGATGCAAGACTCCTGGAAGCGCGTGTCGCTGCTCTGGTACTGGCAGTAACTCATCTCGCGCTTGTTACCAAACACGGTGTTCCTAAAAGTCAAGCTAGGAAATTAGCATTCATTGATCAAGCGCTGCAAGACATGGATACTCATCTACTGGTACTGAGAAATGCTGCTCTAGCTCAGGAAACTACTTGTTCTATTCCTGCATCTACACCAGTTTAA